The following are encoded together in the Pelosinus sp. IPA-1 genome:
- the phnD gene encoding phosphate/phosphite/phosphonate ABC transporter substrate-binding protein gives MKLSFLTSILICILLFFIGGCKSSSTPYINFSQPSENPSLQNHANSDQRPILIALASVVSPHETIGDYRKIADYVSKQTGRQAILIQRKTYAEVNMLLANGDVDIAFLSTGAYSAYRGMNEIELFVMAEHAGNSLYTPEIIVHKDSSIYTMNDLKGKVFAFTDPLSYSGHMVIEEYLLQKNTIPEKFFKRYFYTYSHDKSLWAVATQVTDAASFDSQIYEYAKEKTPEIAAKVRIIASMEPAPTGPVVISKKLKAEQKEQLRHIFLTMHEDSEVAPALQHLVIDRFILPTPALYEPLRKLYDRTSTLL, from the coding sequence ATGAAGCTAAGTTTTCTGACTTCAATTCTAATATGTATTTTACTATTCTTTATCGGTGGCTGTAAAAGTAGTTCTACTCCCTATATCAACTTTAGCCAACCATCTGAGAATCCCTCTCTACAGAATCATGCTAATTCAGATCAGCGTCCGATCCTTATTGCTTTAGCCTCGGTTGTATCTCCTCATGAAACAATTGGTGATTATCGTAAAATAGCTGACTATGTTTCTAAGCAAACGGGGCGTCAGGCTATACTTATACAACGCAAAACTTATGCGGAGGTCAATATGCTATTGGCTAATGGTGACGTAGATATTGCATTCTTATCTACAGGTGCATATAGCGCTTACCGGGGAATGAATGAAATTGAGTTATTTGTTATGGCAGAGCATGCTGGGAATTCCTTATACACTCCAGAAATAATTGTACATAAGGACAGTTCAATTTATACTATGAATGATCTTAAGGGTAAGGTTTTTGCTTTTACAGACCCTCTTAGTTATTCTGGTCATATGGTTATTGAGGAATACTTACTGCAAAAAAATACAATCCCCGAAAAATTCTTCAAACGTTATTTTTACACCTATAGTCATGACAAATCACTGTGGGCCGTGGCCACACAAGTTACAGATGCTGCTAGCTTTGACAGTCAAATTTATGAGTATGCGAAAGAAAAGACTCCTGAGATTGCAGCAAAAGTACGTATCATTGCTTCTATGGAACCTGCACCTACAGGTCCTGTTGTAATTAGTAAGAAACTCAAAGCTGAACAAAAGGAACAATTACGTCATATTTTTCTTACTATGCATGAAGATTCTGAGGTAGCACCAGCTTTACAACATCTAGTTATTGATCGATTTATTCTTCCTACACCAGCCCTTTATGAGCCACTGCGCAAACTTTATGATAGGACGAGTACCCTCTTATGA